In Ochrobactrum vermis, the following proteins share a genomic window:
- a CDS encoding ABC transporter substrate-binding protein codes for MKKLIATAFAAMLMSGTAMADTTLKLVEVITSPERTETLRSIVAKFEAANPGTKVEIISLPWGESFQKFATMVSSGEIPDVMEMPDTWVSLYANNGMLESLEPYLKEWQATPDLTDRALELGRSVKDTAYMLPYGFYLNAMFYNKKLLAEAGVSEPPKTMGEFLEASKKISALPGKSGYCLRGGPGGLNSWVIFGASMAGNNTFFNEDGTSTMNSDGWKKGLAWVVDLYKNGLAPKDSVNWGFNETVAGFYSGTCAFLNQDPDALIAIAERMKPEDFGVTIMPKGPDGKAFPTIGFAGWSIMSGSQNKDLAWKLIATLEGPEGNVTWNKRTGALPVLKSAQDDPFYKTAQFKGWFDELADKDVTPTVMPTYLEEFAFFKDSLVIKTSQQALLGEITPDELADQWAEYLTKAQQKFLTGKK; via the coding sequence ATGAAGAAACTGATCGCAACCGCATTTGCCGCCATGCTGATGAGCGGCACGGCCATGGCCGATACGACCTTGAAGCTGGTGGAAGTCATCACCAGTCCGGAACGCACCGAAACGTTGAGGTCTATCGTTGCTAAATTCGAAGCAGCAAACCCCGGCACGAAGGTGGAAATCATCTCGCTACCCTGGGGTGAATCCTTCCAGAAATTTGCGACCATGGTGTCGTCGGGCGAAATTCCCGACGTGATGGAAATGCCTGACACCTGGGTTTCGCTCTATGCCAACAACGGAATGCTGGAGAGTCTCGAGCCATATCTTAAGGAATGGCAGGCCACGCCGGACCTGACCGACCGCGCGCTGGAACTTGGCCGTAGCGTCAAAGATACGGCCTACATGCTGCCTTATGGCTTCTACCTGAATGCCATGTTCTACAACAAAAAGCTGCTCGCCGAAGCCGGTGTTTCCGAACCGCCGAAAACCATGGGCGAATTCCTCGAAGCCTCGAAGAAAATTTCAGCGCTTCCGGGCAAGTCTGGCTATTGTCTGCGCGGCGGACCCGGCGGGCTGAACAGCTGGGTCATCTTTGGCGCATCGATGGCAGGCAACAATACGTTCTTCAATGAGGACGGCACCTCGACCATGAACAGCGACGGCTGGAAGAAGGGCCTTGCCTGGGTCGTCGACCTTTACAAAAATGGCCTTGCTCCGAAGGACAGCGTCAACTGGGGCTTCAATGAAACCGTGGCCGGTTTCTATAGCGGCACCTGTGCTTTCCTCAATCAGGACCCGGACGCACTTATAGCCATTGCCGAGCGTATGAAGCCGGAGGATTTTGGTGTTACCATTATGCCAAAGGGGCCTGATGGCAAAGCCTTCCCGACTATCGGCTTTGCTGGCTGGTCAATCATGAGTGGCAGCCAGAACAAGGATCTTGCCTGGAAACTGATTGCGACGCTGGAAGGTCCGGAGGGCAATGTCACGTGGAATAAGCGAACCGGAGCATTGCCGGTTCTGAAATCCGCCCAGGACGATCCGTTCTACAAAACAGCTCAGTTCAAGGGTTGGTTCGACGAGCTTGCCGACAAGGACGTGACGCCGACTGTTATGCCGACCTATCTGGAAGAATTTGCCTTCTTCAAGGATTCGCTCGTCATCAAGACCTCGCAGCAGGCATTGCTGGGTGAAATCACCCCCGACGAACTGGCCGACCAGTGGGCAGAGTATCTGACCAAGGCACAGCAAAAATTCCTGACCGGCAAAAAGTAA
- a CDS encoding TetR family transcriptional regulator C-terminal domain-containing protein, with product MATAPSDSRTDTVGNEKMSNEKSEGATRIQGINRRLILDAALEVFSAYGFRGSTVDQIAEKAGMSKPNLLYYFPRKQNIYVTVLEDTLATWLEPFEHIDPDGEPLDELRRYIAVKLEMSAKKPEASRLFANEILHGAPAISDFLKGHLKQLVDEKARVIHRWIAEKRLAPVDPYHLIFTIWAVTQHYSDFSVQVGAVLGRRSEEAGFYDETAKALSAIILDGIRPRNENSPS from the coding sequence ATGGCCACAGCTCCTTCAGACTCACGGACCGACACGGTCGGAAACGAGAAGATGTCGAACGAGAAATCGGAAGGTGCAACGCGTATTCAGGGTATAAATCGCAGGCTTATCCTCGACGCAGCACTCGAGGTTTTTTCCGCTTACGGATTTAGGGGTTCGACGGTTGATCAGATCGCCGAGAAGGCGGGCATGTCCAAGCCGAACCTGCTCTATTATTTTCCGCGCAAGCAGAACATTTACGTGACCGTGCTGGAGGATACGCTCGCCACCTGGCTGGAACCTTTTGAACACATCGATCCAGATGGTGAACCGCTGGACGAGTTGCGCCGTTATATCGCCGTGAAGCTGGAAATGTCGGCGAAAAAGCCGGAAGCCTCGCGCCTTTTTGCCAATGAGATTCTGCATGGCGCCCCGGCAATTTCCGACTTTCTTAAAGGACATCTGAAGCAGTTGGTTGATGAAAAGGCGAGGGTTATTCATCGGTGGATAGCTGAAAAGCGCTTGGCGCCGGTCGATCCTTATCACCTGATTTTCACCATATGGGCGGTAACGCAGCACTATTCGGATTTCTCCGTGCAGGTCGGTGCCGTTCTCGGGCGGCGTTCGGAGGAGGCGGGGTTCTACGATGAAACGGCCAAAGCGTTGAGTGCCATCATTCTTGACGGCATTCGCCCACGGAACGAAAATTCGCCATCATGA
- a CDS encoding carbohydrate ABC transporter permease, whose product MTARKFLLTGAHRGAILLYVLFALFPLFWVLKVSVTPNDLLYSEGVRLWPSRTTFEHFGHVLNHSSFPLFFRNSLIVSGSTAIVVTLFASLSGYALSRFNFRGKYWIVALMLLTQMFPLVMLIAPIYKIMAPLGLTNSLLGLIVVYSAFNVPFATFLMQSFFDGIPKDLEEAAKIDGATQFMAFRQIILPLTLPGIAATLGFVFTAAWSELLFALMLISGNDAATFPVGLLTFVSKFSVDFGQMMAAGVLALIPACVFFFLIQRYLVQGLTAGAVKG is encoded by the coding sequence ATGACCGCTCGCAAATTTCTCCTGACCGGAGCCCACCGCGGTGCAATTCTGCTCTATGTGCTGTTTGCCCTGTTTCCACTATTCTGGGTCCTGAAAGTCTCGGTCACGCCGAACGATCTGCTCTACAGCGAAGGTGTGAGACTCTGGCCGTCACGCACCACATTCGAGCATTTCGGACACGTCCTGAATCACAGTTCGTTTCCGCTCTTCTTTCGCAACAGCCTGATTGTTTCCGGGTCGACGGCAATTGTAGTAACGTTGTTCGCATCACTGTCAGGTTACGCGCTGTCACGGTTCAATTTTCGCGGCAAATATTGGATTGTCGCACTGATGCTTTTGACCCAGATGTTTCCGTTGGTGATGCTTATAGCGCCTATCTACAAGATCATGGCACCGCTCGGCCTTACAAATAGTCTGCTCGGACTGATTGTCGTTTATTCGGCATTCAACGTACCCTTTGCTACGTTTCTGATGCAGTCATTCTTCGACGGCATCCCAAAGGATCTTGAAGAAGCTGCCAAGATCGACGGCGCGACACAGTTCATGGCTTTCCGGCAGATCATCCTGCCGTTGACCCTGCCCGGTATTGCGGCAACGCTCGGCTTTGTCTTCACCGCCGCATGGAGTGAATTGCTCTTCGCACTGATGCTTATATCGGGCAATGACGCTGCGACCTTCCCGGTCGGCCTCCTGACTTTCGTGTCCAAATTCTCTGTCGACTTCGGGCAGATGATGGCGGCCGGCGTTCTGGCTCTTATCCCGGCCTGCGTCTTTTTCTTCCTCATTCAACGCTATCTCGTGCAAGGCCTGACAGCCGGCGCAGTCAAAGGCTGA
- the hydA gene encoding dihydropyrimidinase: protein MAKVIKGGTVITADRTFKADVLIEGEKIVAVGDNLSGDEVIDASGCYIMPGGIDPHTHLQMPFMGTYSSDDFDTGTAAALAGGTTMVVDFVLPGPEGNLLDALQEWFQKAGKARTDYSFHMAITGWSERAFNEMPEVVKRGINTFKHFMAYKGALMVNDDEMFASFQRCAELGAMPLVHAENGDIVAQLQAKLMAEGNDGPEAHAYSRPPEVEGEATNRAIMIADQAGVPLYVVHVSCEQSHEAIRRARQKGMRVYGEPLIQHLTLDESEYHNRDWDYAARRVMSPPFRDKVNQDSLWAGLAAGSLQVVATDHCAFTTEQKRHGIGNFTKIPNGTGGLEERLPVLWTRGVRTGRLTPNEFVAVTSTNIAKILNIYPQKGAVLPGADADLIIWDPEATKKVSAKTQHSAIDYNVFEGFELKGLPKMTLSRGRIAYDQGRVTAEPGDGRFIEREPNGAVNRALSQWKEIVAPRKVERSAEHMPIGV from the coding sequence ATGGCAAAGGTCATCAAAGGCGGAACCGTCATCACGGCTGACCGCACCTTTAAAGCCGATGTTCTCATCGAAGGCGAAAAGATTGTCGCTGTCGGCGATAATCTCTCCGGCGATGAAGTTATAGATGCATCCGGCTGCTATATCATGCCTGGTGGTATCGACCCGCATACCCATCTGCAGATGCCCTTCATGGGAACCTATTCCTCCGACGATTTCGATACTGGCACCGCCGCAGCTCTTGCTGGCGGCACTACGATGGTTGTCGATTTCGTGCTGCCCGGACCAGAAGGCAATCTGCTCGACGCGCTTCAGGAGTGGTTCCAGAAGGCAGGTAAGGCACGCACCGACTATTCGTTCCACATGGCAATCACCGGCTGGAGCGAACGCGCCTTCAACGAAATGCCGGAAGTTGTGAAGCGCGGCATCAATACTTTCAAGCACTTCATGGCCTATAAGGGCGCCTTGATGGTCAATGATGACGAGATGTTCGCGTCGTTCCAGCGCTGCGCCGAACTTGGCGCGATGCCGCTCGTTCACGCTGAAAATGGCGATATCGTTGCGCAATTACAGGCCAAGCTGATGGCCGAGGGTAATGACGGGCCGGAAGCCCACGCCTATTCGCGCCCGCCGGAAGTGGAAGGTGAAGCCACCAACCGCGCCATTATGATCGCCGATCAGGCGGGTGTGCCGCTTTACGTGGTGCATGTCTCCTGCGAGCAGAGCCATGAAGCAATTCGCCGAGCCCGCCAGAAGGGTATGCGCGTTTATGGCGAGCCGCTCATCCAGCATTTGACGCTCGATGAAAGCGAATATCATAATCGCGATTGGGACTATGCCGCGCGGCGCGTGATGTCGCCGCCGTTCCGTGACAAGGTCAACCAGGATAGCTTGTGGGCCGGACTTGCCGCTGGAAGCCTGCAAGTTGTGGCAACCGATCACTGCGCCTTTACCACCGAGCAAAAGCGCCATGGCATTGGCAATTTCACCAAAATCCCGAACGGTACAGGTGGCCTGGAAGAACGGCTTCCCGTGCTCTGGACCCGCGGAGTTCGTACCGGTCGCCTGACGCCCAATGAATTCGTGGCCGTTACCTCCACCAACATCGCGAAGATTCTCAATATCTATCCGCAGAAAGGCGCAGTGTTGCCAGGGGCAGACGCTGATCTCATCATCTGGGATCCGGAGGCGACCAAAAAGGTCTCTGCCAAGACGCAGCATTCTGCCATTGATTACAATGTGTTTGAAGGTTTTGAGCTCAAGGGCCTGCCAAAGATGACGCTGTCACGCGGGCGCATCGCTTACGATCAGGGCCGTGTCACGGCAGAACCGGGCGACGGGCGCTTCATCGAGCGTGAGCCAAACGGCGCAGTCAACCGGGCACTGTCACAATGGAAGGAAATCGTGGCCCCGCGCAAGGTGGAGCGCAGCGCCGAACATATGCCGATAGGGGTCTGA
- a CDS encoding carbohydrate ABC transporter permease: MTTTIPLQDRRSFLQRLAHASEPYLYSAPALILIGAIMLVPLVLGISYAFRDIQLLNPFSGGFIGLEHFRTLAEDGSFYDALKNTLWWTGGSVLLQFVFGLILALLLDKPFAGRGIAQALVFLPWAVPTFLSGLNWAWLFNPVIGPLPHWFYALGLMSEPNNILSDPNLAMWGIITAGVWWGIPFFAITMLAALQAIPRDLYEAAAIDGAGPVQRFLSITLPYLAPTMAITILLRTVWIANSADLIVVMTGGGPADRTQIVASYIFTQAFKRLDFGYASAIALVLLLLLLVYSMLIVLLRQSLLSKD; encoded by the coding sequence ATGACCACCACTATCCCCCTACAAGACAGACGTAGTTTCCTGCAGCGGCTTGCCCATGCATCGGAACCTTACCTTTATAGCGCACCAGCATTGATCCTGATTGGTGCGATCATGCTCGTGCCGCTAGTTCTTGGTATTTCCTATGCGTTCCGCGACATACAACTCCTCAATCCATTCTCCGGCGGTTTCATCGGACTGGAACATTTTCGCACTCTCGCCGAGGACGGCTCTTTTTATGACGCGCTTAAAAATACCCTGTGGTGGACCGGCGGTTCCGTTCTGCTGCAATTCGTCTTTGGGCTAATTCTGGCGTTGCTCCTGGACAAGCCCTTTGCCGGACGCGGCATCGCTCAAGCTCTGGTCTTCCTGCCGTGGGCCGTGCCCACATTTCTCTCCGGCCTGAATTGGGCCTGGCTTTTTAATCCTGTCATCGGTCCGTTGCCGCACTGGTTCTACGCACTCGGATTGATGAGCGAACCGAACAATATTCTCTCCGATCCCAATCTGGCTATGTGGGGTATCATCACCGCAGGTGTCTGGTGGGGTATTCCGTTTTTCGCGATCACCATGCTGGCAGCGCTTCAAGCCATTCCTCGTGATCTCTACGAGGCGGCGGCCATAGATGGCGCCGGACCTGTGCAGCGTTTTCTTTCGATCACTCTTCCCTATCTCGCCCCGACCATGGCCATCACCATTTTGTTGCGCACGGTTTGGATTGCGAACAGTGCAGACCTGATCGTTGTAATGACCGGCGGCGGGCCTGCCGACCGCACGCAGATCGTGGCGAGCTATATTTTTACACAAGCTTTCAAGCGGCTGGATTTCGGTTACGCCTCGGCAATTGCGCTCGTGCTGCTTTTGCTTCTCCTCGTCTATTCCATGCTGATCGTACTCCTGCGTCAGTCATTGCTGAGCAAGGATTGA
- a CDS encoding ABC transporter ATP-binding protein — translation MASINVQSVRKSYGELAVLHGVDLEIEDGEFIVLVGPSGCGKSTLLRMIAGLEEITAGQVQISGKRVNELAPKDRDIAMVFQSYALYPHMSVADNMSYSMRLRKTPKEKIASAIKSTAAKLGLEPFLERRPKALSGGQRQRVAMGRAIVRQPKAFLFDEPLSNLDARLREQMRAEIKKLHSELKATSIYVTHDQIEAMTLADRIVAMHGGVVQQVGSPLELYDRPANLFVAGFIGSPAMNFLDVTYREQNSKAHLSLKDGTQIALSQPMSIDDGAAATLGIRPEHVTMEQSGNLPTHVDLVEPTGFGIILHLSLHGLPFKVFTLDRDALHAEGTVHVSFPAQHLHLFDTDGNRVEPRTVQ, via the coding sequence ATGGCTTCCATCAACGTTCAGTCTGTACGCAAAAGCTATGGCGAACTGGCCGTGCTTCACGGTGTCGACCTTGAGATCGAAGACGGGGAATTTATCGTGCTGGTTGGCCCTTCGGGCTGCGGCAAGTCCACGCTTCTGCGCATGATCGCCGGCCTTGAAGAGATAACCGCCGGTCAGGTGCAAATCAGCGGCAAGCGTGTCAACGAACTGGCGCCGAAAGACCGCGACATTGCGATGGTCTTCCAGTCCTACGCGCTCTATCCGCATATGAGTGTGGCCGACAATATGAGTTACAGTATGCGGCTGCGCAAAACACCGAAAGAGAAGATTGCGAGCGCCATCAAATCGACAGCCGCCAAGCTTGGTCTTGAACCATTTCTGGAGCGACGCCCGAAGGCGCTTTCCGGTGGCCAGCGACAGCGTGTTGCGATGGGCCGCGCCATTGTCCGTCAACCAAAGGCTTTTCTTTTCGATGAACCACTTTCCAATCTCGACGCGCGGCTGCGCGAGCAGATGCGTGCCGAAATCAAGAAACTGCACAGCGAGCTGAAAGCAACCTCGATCTATGTCACCCACGATCAGATCGAAGCTATGACGCTTGCCGACCGCATCGTGGCCATGCATGGTGGTGTGGTGCAGCAAGTCGGATCGCCGCTCGAACTCTATGACCGTCCTGCGAACCTTTTCGTAGCGGGGTTCATCGGCTCACCCGCGATGAATTTTCTGGACGTCACCTATCGGGAACAAAACAGCAAAGCACATCTGAGCCTCAAGGACGGAACACAAATCGCATTGTCACAGCCCATGTCCATCGATGATGGCGCCGCAGCGACACTCGGTATCCGGCCCGAGCATGTGACGATGGAACAATCAGGCAATCTCCCGACGCATGTGGATTTGGTCGAGCCAACCGGGTTCGGTATTATCCTGCATCTCAGCCTGCATGGATTGCCGTTCAAAGTTTTCACGCTCGATCGCGATGCGCTACACGCGGAAGGTACAGTTCATGTGAGTTTTCCAGCTCAACATCTGCACCTGTTCGACACGGACGGAAACCGTGTAGAGCCGCGAACGGTTCAGTAA
- a CDS encoding ABC transporter ATP-binding protein, producing the protein MNLNDSMAPERGEVNAQTVIDIKDLSLVFETNDGPVHALSNINLTVKRGEFVSFIGPSGCGKTTLMRVVADLEQPTSGSVTVNGKTPEQARLDRSYGYVFQAAALFPWRTIQDNISLPLEIMGYSAAERKERIEKNLSLVNLTGFEKKFPWQLSGGMQQRASIARALSFDPDMLLMDEPFGALDEIVRDHLNEQLLKLWAATQKTVIFVTHSIPEAVFLSTKIVVMSPRPGRIHEIIDCDLGADRTLDIRESEAFLKIAHRVREGLRLGHIHE; encoded by the coding sequence ATGAACTTGAATGACAGCATGGCCCCGGAGCGGGGCGAAGTAAACGCGCAAACAGTGATCGACATCAAGGATCTCTCCTTGGTGTTCGAGACCAATGATGGTCCGGTTCATGCGCTTTCCAACATCAATCTCACTGTCAAACGCGGTGAGTTTGTTTCTTTCATTGGGCCTTCTGGTTGCGGCAAGACCACACTGATGCGTGTGGTGGCCGATCTCGAACAGCCAACATCCGGTTCTGTGACAGTCAACGGCAAGACGCCCGAACAGGCGCGGCTTGACCGCTCTTATGGCTATGTCTTTCAGGCAGCAGCCCTCTTTCCGTGGCGCACCATTCAGGACAATATCAGTCTTCCTCTTGAAATCATGGGGTACAGTGCTGCCGAGCGCAAAGAACGGATCGAAAAAAACCTCTCTCTGGTGAACCTAACCGGGTTTGAAAAGAAGTTTCCATGGCAGCTTTCAGGCGGCATGCAGCAGCGCGCTTCCATTGCGCGGGCATTGTCGTTCGACCCGGACATGCTGCTGATGGATGAGCCGTTCGGCGCACTCGATGAAATCGTTCGCGATCACCTTAACGAACAACTCCTGAAACTTTGGGCTGCGACACAGAAAACCGTCATCTTCGTAACGCACTCCATTCCTGAAGCTGTTTTCCTTTCCACCAAGATCGTCGTCATGAGCCCGCGTCCCGGCCGCATTCATGAAATTATCGACTGCGATCTTGGTGCTGACCGAACACTGGATATCCGGGAATCCGAGGCGTTTCTGAAGATAGCCCATCGCGTGCGCGAAGGCCTGCGGCTGGGGCATATCCATGAATAA
- a CDS encoding Zn-dependent hydrolase, whose product MVLTSNLRVNGDRLWDSLMDMAQIGPGVRGGNNRQTLTDEDGEGRKLFQSWCEKSGLSMTVDTMGNMFFLRPGEDADADPVYMGSHLDTQPTGGKFDGVLGVLGGLEVMRTLNDTNIKTKRPIVVVNWTNEEGTRFAPAMLSSGVFAGVHEQDWAYQRTDAKGKKFGDELERIGWKGNEPVGQRKIHAMFELHIEQGPILEAEQKDIGVVSHGQGLWWLQVTLTGKEAHTGSTPMKMRKNASLGLGKMLQLVNEIAMSYQPDAVGGVGHIDVSPNSRNVLPGQIVFTVDFRSPNQDVLDGMKTRFEKEAPKIAEELGIGIEIEVAGHFDPVTFDTGCVEAIRNAAERLGYSHRDIVSGAGHDACWVNRVAPTAMIMCPCVDGLSHNEDEDISKEWASAGTDVLLHAVLETAEIVS is encoded by the coding sequence ATGGTGCTCACCAGCAATCTTAGAGTCAACGGCGATCGTCTTTGGGACAGTCTGATGGACATGGCCCAGATCGGCCCCGGTGTGCGTGGTGGTAATAACCGCCAGACCTTGACCGATGAAGACGGCGAAGGCCGCAAACTATTTCAAAGCTGGTGTGAAAAGTCCGGATTGTCGATGACCGTCGACACGATGGGCAACATGTTTTTCCTTCGCCCCGGCGAAGATGCGGATGCCGATCCGGTCTATATGGGCAGCCATCTCGACACACAGCCAACTGGTGGAAAATTTGACGGCGTGCTCGGCGTGCTCGGCGGACTTGAAGTCATGCGCACGCTCAACGACACCAATATCAAGACAAAGCGCCCTATCGTGGTGGTGAACTGGACCAATGAGGAAGGTACGCGTTTTGCGCCTGCAATGCTCTCGTCCGGTGTCTTTGCCGGCGTTCACGAGCAAGACTGGGCTTATCAGCGCACCGACGCCAAGGGCAAAAAATTCGGTGATGAGCTGGAGCGCATCGGCTGGAAAGGCAATGAACCGGTTGGGCAGCGCAAAATTCACGCAATGTTTGAGCTTCATATCGAACAGGGACCAATTCTAGAAGCCGAGCAAAAGGATATCGGCGTTGTCAGCCATGGTCAGGGCCTGTGGTGGCTGCAAGTGACGCTGACGGGCAAGGAAGCGCATACCGGCTCTACGCCGATGAAGATGCGCAAGAACGCAAGCCTTGGCCTTGGCAAGATGCTGCAACTCGTCAACGAGATCGCCATGTCCTACCAGCCGGATGCAGTGGGTGGTGTCGGCCATATCGATGTCTCGCCCAATTCGCGCAATGTGCTTCCAGGCCAGATTGTTTTCACCGTCGATTTCCGTTCGCCCAACCAAGATGTTCTGGACGGGATGAAAACGCGTTTCGAAAAGGAAGCACCTAAAATCGCCGAAGAACTGGGCATCGGGATCGAGATCGAGGTGGCTGGGCATTTCGACCCGGTTACCTTTGACACTGGCTGTGTGGAGGCGATCCGCAATGCAGCGGAGCGGCTCGGCTATAGCCACCGCGACATTGTTTCCGGTGCAGGCCACGATGCGTGCTGGGTCAATCGCGTCGCACCAACGGCCATGATCATGTGTCCTTGCGTAGATGGGCTCAGTCACAACGAAGACGAGGATATTTCGAAGGAATGGGCGTCGGCGGGAACCGACGTGCTTCTGCATGCGGTATTGGAGACTGCTGAAATTGTAAGCTGA
- a CDS encoding ABC transporter permease codes for MTAFFRDKFVPVTTVLAVIIGLWYVAAIFLNAPFERDQAERAGTEIAFSTIVANTMYQDRPVLPAPHQVAEEIWKTVFDVKPSSKRSLVYHGWVTLSSTLLGFVLGSALGVLLAVGIVHSRTLDKSLMPWIITSQTIPILAIAPMIIVVLNAIGISGLLPKAIISTYLSFFPVAVGMVKGLRSPDVMHLDLMRTYNASRNQVFWKLRWPAAMPFLFTSMQIAVAISLVGAIVGELPTGAVAGLGARLLAGSYYGQTVQIWAALIAAAIMAGLLVALVGLIARIVNRRMGARPERAAA; via the coding sequence ATGACAGCCTTTTTTCGCGACAAATTTGTACCGGTGACAACAGTTCTCGCCGTCATCATCGGGCTCTGGTATGTGGCTGCGATATTCCTGAACGCGCCGTTTGAGCGCGATCAGGCCGAGCGCGCCGGAACCGAGATTGCATTCTCGACCATAGTTGCCAACACGATGTATCAGGACCGTCCGGTCCTTCCAGCGCCGCATCAGGTTGCAGAAGAAATCTGGAAAACCGTCTTTGATGTAAAGCCGAGTTCGAAGCGCAGCCTCGTCTATCATGGCTGGGTGACGCTCTCTTCAACATTGCTCGGCTTCGTACTGGGGTCAGCACTTGGTGTGCTGCTCGCTGTCGGCATCGTGCATTCACGCACACTCGATAAAAGCCTGATGCCATGGATTATCACCTCGCAGACAATCCCGATCCTCGCCATCGCACCAATGATTATTGTGGTGCTGAATGCCATCGGCATTTCGGGCCTGCTGCCAAAGGCCATCATATCAACTTATCTCTCCTTCTTCCCCGTCGCCGTGGGCATGGTCAAGGGACTGCGGTCCCCCGATGTCATGCATCTTGATCTCATGCGGACTTACAATGCATCGCGCAATCAGGTGTTCTGGAAACTGCGCTGGCCTGCGGCCATGCCCTTCCTGTTCACATCGATGCAAATTGCTGTCGCCATCAGCCTTGTGGGCGCGATCGTCGGTGAGCTGCCAACGGGTGCAGTCGCAGGTCTTGGCGCGCGTTTGCTGGCTGGTTCCTATTACGGTCAAACGGTTCAGATATGGGCCGCCCTCATCGCAGCGGCCATCATGGCGGGACTGCTTGTGGCACTTGTCGGACTGATCGCACGCATCGTTAACCGACGTATGGGTGCAAGACCAGAAAGGGCGGCGGCATGA
- a CDS encoding NUDIX hydrolase, which produces MKTIRISAAIVRDEAGSFLLVRKRGSEIFFQPGGKIDAGEQPETALIREIKEELGILIDPGQLRYAAKMSAPAANEDDATVEAELFHLALKDGQIPVASSEIEELLWNSPGDTTRPVALLSQSIQTRFAKDY; this is translated from the coding sequence ATGAAGACGATTCGAATTTCAGCAGCTATCGTCCGCGATGAAGCGGGCAGTTTCCTTCTTGTACGCAAGCGCGGCAGCGAGATTTTCTTCCAGCCTGGCGGCAAGATCGATGCAGGCGAACAGCCTGAAACAGCGCTTATCCGCGAGATCAAGGAAGAGCTTGGCATCTTGATCGACCCAGGCCAGCTCCGCTATGCGGCAAAGATGTCGGCTCCCGCCGCCAACGAAGACGATGCGACGGTCGAGGCGGAGTTGTTTCATCTTGCGTTGAAAGACGGCCAGATACCGGTTGCATCCAGCGAGATTGAAGAGCTTCTCTGGAATTCGCCGGGTGACACAACGCGCCCGGTCGCTCTGTTATCGCAGAGCATTCAAACGCGTTTCGCGAAGGATTACTGA